A portion of the Ciona intestinalis unplaced genomic scaffold, KH HT000146.2, whole genome shotgun sequence genome contains these proteins:
- the LOC100180188 gene encoding serine protease HTRA4-like isoform X1 gives MICTKDQGANNGNYQEVKNSVNAVVRIFKEGEENSANFLGSGFFFNHTCHLLIITNSHVLQGGGNIFDIHLWDGCICKTTRCDKGYERDFAVLRIIGDYKNLNKTDLAIADKNYEVEYLDWLFAIGAPGKFPNSISCVTVMNAKQTGKYVEPNHRNASRNTYIQYAGSTWEGSSGGPLVNHYGKVVGVVSCVFQCSFGFAIPHTELLKFLEQDIFYENSTYFSSTTAKRQLSSVGVKTNDNLEVVKVEPGCGADIKGVRVGYKLDQINDQKISTPYTMLEIRNPSFFEFSKLEESETVSLRLHSEFLGDESIENDQSYLDSNVKESFSK, from the exons ATGATCTGTACAAAAGACCAAGGgg caAATAATGGTAACTACCAAGAAGTAAAGAACTCGGTGAATGCTGTTGTTCGTATCTTTAAAGAGgg aGAGGAAAATTCAGCCAATTTTTTAGGAtcaggatttttttttaaccatacTTGTCATTTACTTATCATTACAAATAGCCATGTTCTTCAAGGTGGAGGAAATATATTTGAT attcATTTATGGGATGGATGTATATGCAAAACCACACGATGTGATAAGGGATATGAAAGAGATTTTGCTGTTCTTAGAATTATTGGTGATTATAAA AACCTTAATAAGACCGATCTTGCCATAGCTGATAAGAATTATGAAGTGGAATATCTTGACTGGCTATTTGCAATTGGTGCCCCTGGGAAGTTTCCCAACTCTATTAGTTGTGTAACTGTGATGAATGCAAAGCAGACAGGAAAGTATGTGGAACCCAATCACAGAAATGCATCACGGAACACCTATATTCAATACGCAGGTTCCACCTGG GAAGGTAGTTCTGGAGGTCCATTGGTCAACCATTATGGTAAAGTTGTTGGAGTTGTTTCATGCGTGTTTCAATGTTCATTTGGTTTTGCCATCCCACACACTGAGTTACTCAAGTTTTTAGAGCAAGACATATTTTACG AAAACTCAACTTATTTTAGTTCCACAACTGCAAAAAGACAACTTTCTTCTGTTGGGGTTAAAACTAATGACAATTTAGAAGTTGTGAAAGTTGAACCTGGCTGTGGAGCAGATAT AAAAGGCGTGAGAGTTGGTTATAAGCTTGATCAAATTAATGATCAGAAAATCTCTACCCCATACACAATGTTAGAGATAAGGAATCCCtctttttttgaattttcaaaACTAGAAGAAAGTGAAACGGTTTCTTTGCGGTTACATTCTGAATTTCTTGGTGATGAATCAATTGAAAATGATCAGTCATATTTGGATAGTAATGTGAAAGAGAGCTTCTCTAAATAG
- the LOC100180188 gene encoding serine protease HTRA4-like isoform X2, producing the protein MARANNGNYQEVKNSVNAVVRIFKEGEENSANFLGSGFFFNHTCHLLIITNSHVLQGGGNIFDIHLWDGCICKTTRCDKGYERDFAVLRIIGDYKNLNKTDLAIADKNYEVEYLDWLFAIGAPGKFPNSISCVTVMNAKQTGKYVEPNHRNASRNTYIQYAGSTWEGSSGGPLVNHYGKVVGVVSCVFQCSFGFAIPHTELLKFLEQDIFYENSTYFSSTTAKRQLSSVGVKTNDNLEVVKVEPGCGADIKGVRVGYKLDQINDQKISTPYTMLEIRNPSFFEFSKLEESETVSLRLHSEFLGDESIENDQSYLDSNVKESFSK; encoded by the exons ATGGCCAGAG caAATAATGGTAACTACCAAGAAGTAAAGAACTCGGTGAATGCTGTTGTTCGTATCTTTAAAGAGgg aGAGGAAAATTCAGCCAATTTTTTAGGAtcaggatttttttttaaccatacTTGTCATTTACTTATCATTACAAATAGCCATGTTCTTCAAGGTGGAGGAAATATATTTGAT attcATTTATGGGATGGATGTATATGCAAAACCACACGATGTGATAAGGGATATGAAAGAGATTTTGCTGTTCTTAGAATTATTGGTGATTATAAA AACCTTAATAAGACCGATCTTGCCATAGCTGATAAGAATTATGAAGTGGAATATCTTGACTGGCTATTTGCAATTGGTGCCCCTGGGAAGTTTCCCAACTCTATTAGTTGTGTAACTGTGATGAATGCAAAGCAGACAGGAAAGTATGTGGAACCCAATCACAGAAATGCATCACGGAACACCTATATTCAATACGCAGGTTCCACCTGG GAAGGTAGTTCTGGAGGTCCATTGGTCAACCATTATGGTAAAGTTGTTGGAGTTGTTTCATGCGTGTTTCAATGTTCATTTGGTTTTGCCATCCCACACACTGAGTTACTCAAGTTTTTAGAGCAAGACATATTTTACG AAAACTCAACTTATTTTAGTTCCACAACTGCAAAAAGACAACTTTCTTCTGTTGGGGTTAAAACTAATGACAATTTAGAAGTTGTGAAAGTTGAACCTGGCTGTGGAGCAGATAT AAAAGGCGTGAGAGTTGGTTATAAGCTTGATCAAATTAATGATCAGAAAATCTCTACCCCATACACAATGTTAGAGATAAGGAATCCCtctttttttgaattttcaaaACTAGAAGAAAGTGAAACGGTTTCTTTGCGGTTACATTCTGAATTTCTTGGTGATGAATCAATTGAAAATGATCAGTCATATTTGGATAGTAATGTGAAAGAGAGCTTCTCTAAATAG
- the LOC100182534 gene encoding vacuolar protein sorting-associated protein 28 homolog, whose protein sequence is MSTVRPELYQEVKLYSNAREREKYDNLAELYSIIKTLQALEKAYIKDSITAKDYTGACSKMLEQYKVAFRQVKTEVSTLDEFVKRYKLEDCHAALERIREDRPITIPDDGGNTSKCVADIVSLFITVMDKLRLDIRAMDELHPDLKDLSESMSRMTTLPMNFEGRTKVQAWLTTFAGMAASDDLTDPQARQMLFDMDSAYNAFNRFLA, encoded by the exons atgtcAACTGTACGACCAGAACTCTACCAGGAAGTAAAGTTATACAGCAATGCTCGAGAAAGAGAAAAGTATGACAACTTGGCTGAACTTTattcaattataaaaactttacaagCTTTGGAAAAAGCATACATCAAAGATTCTATTACAGCAAAAGA CTACACAGGAGCCTGTTCCAAAATGCTTGAGCAATACAAAGTCGCTTTCCGCCAGGTGAAAACTGAAGTCTCAACGCTGGATGAGTTTGTGAAGAGATACAAACTTGAGGATTGTCATGCAGCATTGGAAAGGATAAGGGAGGATCGACCAATTACCATCCCTGATGATGGAGGCAACACAAGCAAATGTGTTGCTGATATTGTTTCG TTGTTCATCACAGTCATGGATAAGTTGCGACTTGACATCCGTGCAATGGATGAACTACATCCTGATCTTAAAGATTTATCAGAGAGTATGAGTAGGATGACGACTCTTCCAATGAATTTTGAAGGAAGAACGAAAGTTCAAGCATG GCTTACCACATTTGCGGGAATGGCAGCATCAGATGATCTCACAGATCCACAAGCCCGACAAATGCTGTTTGACATGGACTCTGCATACAATGCTTTCAACAGATTCCTTGCATGA
- the LOC100184902 gene encoding geminin: protein MATKNILQNINAQWKENDNRSPSRKRRLDDVTEESQLPSTTKRRHLQTNTNVVNSTGLKQGLTNVKNSINPKNKSIKNFFSDIPRVSCTKSEKIQIFKEAKKTPKKNATTQTRSEAEELVCSDQPSEKYWELLAEERRKGLHEALEENKELADEIVKKDEIIEEMKSEIERLEETASHAQYLASVIEQIGKGCLDETGSEDDLSQADAASEQEETTKDLSSLNQPQPIDEEKGNGAPDAVQSSDHDSDKENKPEDAE from the exons ATGGCCACGAAAAATATTcttcaaaatataaatgcacaATGGAAGGAGAATGACAACAGATCACCAAGTAGAAAG cgACGGTtagatgacgtcactgaaGAATCACAATTACCTTCCACGACCAAACGACGTCATCTTCAAACAAATACAAACGTTGTAAATTCCACAGGATTGAAACAAGGCCTGACAAATGTGAAAAA ttcAATAAATCCAAAGaacaaatcaataaaaaatttcTTTTCTGATATTCCACGTGTGTCATGTACTAAATCTGAAAagattcaaatttttaaagaagCTAAGAAAACTCCAAAAAAG aaTGCAACCACTCAGACAAGGAGTGAAGCTGAAGAATTGGTCTGCAGTGATCAACCCAGTGAAAAATATTGGGAACTCTTAGCCGAGGAGCGAAGGAAAGGGTTGCATGAAGCACTAGAAGAAAATAAAGAG TTGGCGgatgaaattgtaaaaaaagatgaaattATTGAAGAAATGAAATCTGAGATCGAGCGATTAGAAGAGACTGCCTCCCATGCTCAGTATCTAGCATCAGTCATTGAACAAATTGGTAAAGGTTGTTTGGATGAAACAGGATCAGAAGATGACTTGTCCCAAGCAGATGCCGCATCAGAACAGG AAGAAACAACTAAAGACCTCTCTTCTCTGAATCAACCTCAACCAATTGATGAAGAAAAAGGCAATGGTGCACCTGATGCAGTACAATCAAGTGACCATGACAGTGATAAGGAAAACAAACCAGAAGATGCAGAATAA
- the tektinB1 gene encoding tektin B1 encodes MATLSLKPAQRFAPADWFASNDFISTNAERQRESSHQIRQEARELVNVTANQTKWDQHDNNTRLDDRIDDITKWKETLERCLDETDAEIHALNRAKLETEQALEEKALPLDVAIECLTLRESRQSIDIVRDGVEAELHKEVEVINKIKEHLQKRISEAFEQLCLLREARQQLANDQKDKFEAQGIDQSCYQLNNSSGGISYKPNPTRVLKESTTPESWHQFSQYNKDRAEAEMRASVALREAIDATLAQTRNELEAQRSATEFSYRKRLHELERSEGELVWQQKNTKEEIAEVEADIRNLEQAIRDKAAPLKVAHTRLETRTYRPNVELCRDKPQYGLTEEVHQIEGSIANLKEKLAQAHHARNGLYKNLYRIEQDLACKRNSLKLDRQCVDVRRKLVVPAEKYVAQRPNDSFLRTQGRESTPLNPIKTSQLDIA; translated from the exons ATGGCTACTTTGAGTTTAAAACCTGCTCAGAGATTTGCACCAGCAGACTGGTTTGCTTCCAAcgattttatttcaacaaacGCCGAACGTCAACGCGAGTCGTCACATCAAATCAGACAAGAAGCCAGGGAGTTAGTGAATG TAACTGCCAATCAAACCAAGTGGGATCAACATGACAACAACACTCGACTCGATGACCgaattgatgacatcacaaagtgGAAGGAAACTCTTGAACGTTGCTTAGATGAGACAGATGCTGAGATCCAT GCTTTGAACCGAGCTAAACTAGAAACAGAGCAAGCGCTTGAGGAGAAAGCCCTGCCACTAGATGTTGCTATTGAGTGTTTGACTTTAAGAGAAAGTCGCCAGTCAATAGATATCGTGCGAGATGGTGTGGAAGCTGAACTACACAAG GAAGTTGAAGTTATCAACAAaatcaaagaacatttacaaaaaagaATTTCAGAAGCTTTTGAGCAGCTTTG tttgttaCGTGAGGCACGTCAACAGCTTGCGAATGATCAAAAAGATAAGTTTGAAGCTCAAGGAATTGATCAATCTTGCTACCAACTCAACAATAGTTCAGGTGGAATTTCATACAAACCAAACCCAACCCGTGTTTTAAAGGa AAGCACAACTCCTGAATCATGGCATCAATTCTCCCAATACAACAAGGACAGAGCTGAGGCTGAGATGAGAGCCAGTGTTGCCCTACGCGAGGCAATAGATGCAACTCTAGCTCAAACAAGAAATGAATTGGAAGCACAGCGTTCAGCAACTGAATTCTCATACAGAAAACGCCTGCATGAGCTTGAACGTTCTGAGGGTGAACTTGTGTGGCAACAGAAAAAC ACAAAAGAAGAAATAGCAGAAGTAGAAGCTGATATTCGCAACCTGGAGCAAGCCATTCGCGATAAAGCTGCTCCATTAAAGGTTGCTCACACTAGACTTGAGACAAGAACCTACCGACCTAACGTGGAACTTTGCagagataaa cCTCAATATGGCTTGACTGAGGAGGTTCACCAGATTGAAGGAAGCATCGCAAATTTGAAGGAGAAACTTGCACAAGCTCA CCACGCTCGTAACGGACTGTACAAGAACCTCTACCGCATCGAGCAAGATCTTGCGTGCAAGCGTAATTCCTTGAAACTTGACCGCCAGTGTGTCGACGTTCGTCGTAAATTGGTCGTTCCTGCTGAAAAGTATGTGGCCCAGCGACCAAACGATAGTTTCCTCCGCACACAAGGCAGAGAATCTACACCACTCAACCCAATTAAGACCAGCCAGCTTGACATTGCCTAA
- the LOC100177065 gene encoding uncharacterized protein LOC100177065, producing MEIQGNTQTDVAPDFTRHHAGGDTPASYNSCAETSEVVMNLIQPVMQDLEEKREADRHMLEEYRNRMQNLLDLTCHQIEKRLIHQHEHTNKEIEVKMQYLNEVLVRVVNLECELSNFKNAVASLFDDLNH from the exons ATGGAAATTCAAGGAAACACGCAGACTGat GTAGCTCCTGACTTTACACGTCATCATGCTGGGGGTGATACACCTGCTAGTTATAATTCATGTGCTG AAACAAGTGAGGTAGTGATGAACTTAATACAACCAGTGATGCAAGATCTTGAAGAGAAGCGAGAAGCAGATAGACATATGCTTGAAGAATATCGGAATCGAATGCAAAATCTG CTTGACTTGACGTGCCACCAAATAGAGAAACGCTTGATTCATCAACATGAACATACAAATAAAGAGATTGAAGTCAAG ATGCAATATCTAAATGAAGTACTTGTACGTGTTGTCAATTTAGAATGTGAGCTGTCTAACTTCAAAAATGCAGTTGCTTCACTGTTTGATGATTTGAACCATTAA
- the LOC100185706 gene encoding uncharacterized protein LOC100185706, translating to MATAREFEGVLKQADSLGVSDEQLNRLKSIRKIRNEGKKWRQQNVDFIIAGSVLLIAFALPVMSYYLIQFKTRLGSMLLQRFFATSKQYYKTENVTKHNCIVQSLELLESIRRPVDCSRCAGVTDVKYTTNLSQEEFLEKYAFTMQPLVVKDGQVNWTARETINFEYLKTIYTPGSKARDMVNSRCQFFPYNTDIDSMDEFFNMSKSRLEGKEDHWYVGWSNCGGLSANVLKSHYKLPYFLPMELDHSRTDWIFMGLPGYGAPMHVDYVTSSSWQAQLTGYKKWTLETPPECYGICQSQIVFTVGPGDIMVFDGTSWFHKTDIVGDDMSVVIGSEYY from the exons ATGGCCACAGCTCGAGAATTCGAAGGTGTACTGAAACAGGCAGATTCCTTAGGCGTCAGTGACGAGCAACTGAATCGACTGAAATCAATAAGAAAAATACGAAATGAAGGAAAGAAGTGGCGGCAACAAAACGTAGATTTTATTATCGCTGGATCAGTGCTGTTAATCGCATTCGCCTTGCCGGTGATGTCTTATTATctaatacagtttaaaactcgaCTTGGTTCAATGCTATTACAAAG ATTTTTCGCCACAAGCAAACAATACTACAAGaccgaaaacgtaaccaaacATAATTGCATTGTTCAATCTCTGGAACTGCTCGAAAGCATTAGGCGTCCGGTTGACTGTAGCAGATGTGCAGGTGTCACTGATGTAAAATACACTACAAATTTATCTCAG GAAGAATTTCTTGAGAAATATGCTTTTACAATGCAGCCCCTAGTGGTTAAAGATGGTCAAGTTAATTGGACAGCTCGTGAAACTATTAACTTCGAATATTTGAAAACCATTTATACTCCGGGCTCCAAG GCACGAGACATGGTCAATTCTCGATGTCAGTTTTTTCCATACAACACCGATATAGACAGTATGGATGAATTTTTCAACATGTCAAAGAGTAGACTTGAGGGAAAAGAAGATCACTGGTATGTCGGATG gAGCAATTGTGGTGGGCTGTCTGCAAACGTGCTTAAAAGtcattacaagttaccatactTTCTTCCGATGGAATTAGATCACAGTAGAACTGATTGGATTTTTATGGGACTACCTGGTTATGGAGCGCCAATGCAT GTTGACTATGTGACCTCGTCTTCGTGGCAAGCCCAACTAACTGGCTACAAGAAGTGGACACTTGAAACTCCCCCGGAATGTTACGGAATTTGCCAAAGTCAGATTGTATTCACAGTCGGTCCAGGAGACATaa TGGTTTTCGACGGCACAAGCTGGTTTCACAAAACCGATATTGTGGGAGATGACATGAGCGTCGTCATCGGATCtgaatattattaa